In Caldicellulosiruptor obsidiansis OB47, a single window of DNA contains:
- a CDS encoding DegV family protein, translating to MGVTVVTDSTCDLSPQMLKKFDIKMVPLNVYFGEEVYKDWVELDPVTFYQKLTQSTELPRTSQPSPEDFVNVFKEEIENGNEVVSIHLSSKLSGTYNSACLARDMLDSSKIFVVDGKTASIGTGILAVLAKRLADEGKSAKEIVETITKKTTTIRHLFAVETLEYLKKGGRISPAKATLGNILNIKPILHLVDGVVEPFDKVRGMKRALPRIIEEVKKKGLDLSKQLCGLSYAGTIEEAKEQAKIIQRELEIGELIITQIGSVIGTYVGPGTVAFIFFEE from the coding sequence ATGGGTGTCACGGTAGTTACAGACTCAACCTGCGATTTGAGTCCTCAGATGCTAAAGAAGTTTGACATCAAAATGGTGCCGCTGAACGTGTATTTTGGAGAAGAGGTGTACAAGGACTGGGTTGAGCTTGACCCTGTAACTTTTTATCAAAAGCTTACTCAATCGACTGAGCTTCCACGAACTTCTCAACCAAGCCCTGAAGATTTTGTTAATGTGTTCAAAGAAGAGATTGAAAATGGTAACGAAGTTGTATCAATTCATCTTTCGTCAAAGCTGTCAGGCACATACAACTCTGCCTGTTTGGCAAGGGATATGCTTGACAGCAGCAAGATCTTTGTTGTTGATGGTAAAACAGCGTCAATAGGAACTGGAATTTTAGCAGTTTTGGCAAAAAGATTAGCAGATGAAGGTAAGAGCGCAAAAGAGATAGTTGAAACAATAACAAAAAAGACAACTACAATTAGACACCTTTTTGCTGTTGAAACTTTAGAATATCTTAAAAAAGGCGGAAGAATTTCTCCTGCAAAAGCTACTCTGGGAAATATCTTGAATATAAAACCTATACTTCATCTGGTTGATGGTGTTGTTGAACCTTTTGATAAGGTAAGAGGAATGAAAAGAGCTCTGCCACGAATAATTGAAGAGGTCAAGAAAAAAGGACTTGATTTGTCTAAACAGCTCTGTGGACTGTCGTATGCTGGAACAATTGAAGAAGCAAAGGAACAAGCCAAGATTATTCAAAGAGAACTTGAAATAGGTGAGCTGATTATAACTCAAATTGGAAGTGTTATTGGAACATATGTTGGACCTGGTACAGTTGCTTTTATATTTTTTGAGGAATAA
- the groL gene encoding chaperonin GroEL (60 kDa chaperone family; promotes refolding of misfolded polypeptides especially under stressful conditions; forms two stacked rings of heptamers to form a barrel-shaped 14mer; ends can be capped by GroES; misfolded proteins enter the barrel where they are refolded when GroES binds) codes for MAAKMILFDEEARRALERGVNKLADTVKVTLGPKGRNVVLEKKFGSPQIVNDGVTIAKEIELEDPFENMGAQIVREVASKTNDIAGDGTTTATVLAQAMIREGLKNIAAGANPMILRKGIQKAVDVVVEEIRKMSKKVRGKEDITYVASISAGDEEIGKLVADAMEKVTNDGVITVEESKTTETTLEIVEGMQFDRGYISAYMVTDTERMEAVLDDPYILITDKKISTIQDILPLLEQIVQQGRKLLIIAEDVEGEALATLVVNKLRGTLQCVAVKAPGFGDRRKAMLQDIAILTGGQVISEELGLDLREVKLSQLGRARQVKVQKENTIIVDGAGDPSEIKARIQSIKKQIEETTSDFDREKLQERLAKLAGGVAVIHVGAATETELKEKKLRIEDALAATKAAVEEGIVPGGGTALINAIPALDKLIESLTGDEKTGALIVRKALEEPLRQIAENAGLDGSVIVNKVKESPAGVGFDALNERFVDMFEAGIVDPTKVTRTAIQNAASAAAMLLTTEAVVAEKPEKEKNPPAPAPDMY; via the coding sequence ATGGCAGCAAAGATGATATTGTTTGACGAAGAGGCAAGAAGGGCTTTAGAGCGTGGTGTTAATAAGCTTGCAGATACAGTTAAAGTTACACTGGGACCAAAAGGAAGAAATGTTGTTCTTGAGAAGAAATTTGGTTCACCCCAGATTGTGAATGACGGTGTTACAATTGCAAAGGAGATTGAGCTGGAAGACCCATTTGAGAACATGGGTGCACAGATTGTAAGAGAGGTTGCATCCAAGACAAACGACATTGCAGGTGACGGTACAACAACTGCAACAGTTCTGGCACAGGCAATGATAAGGGAAGGTCTTAAAAACATTGCAGCTGGCGCAAACCCAATGATTCTCAGAAAAGGTATCCAGAAAGCAGTTGATGTTGTTGTAGAAGAAATCAGAAAAATGAGCAAGAAGGTAAGAGGAAAAGAAGACATCACATATGTTGCTTCAATCTCCGCAGGAGACGAAGAGATTGGTAAACTTGTTGCAGATGCAATGGAAAAGGTAACAAACGATGGTGTCATCACTGTTGAAGAGTCAAAGACAACAGAGACAACTCTTGAGATAGTTGAAGGTATGCAGTTTGACAGAGGTTACATCTCTGCATACATGGTAACAGACACAGAGAGAATGGAAGCAGTGCTTGACGACCCATACATCTTGATTACAGACAAGAAGATCTCAACAATCCAGGATATATTACCACTTCTTGAACAGATAGTTCAGCAGGGAAGAAAACTTTTGATAATTGCGGAGGATGTTGAAGGCGAAGCACTGGCAACACTTGTTGTAAACAAGCTCAGAGGAACACTCCAGTGCGTTGCGGTAAAAGCACCTGGTTTTGGTGACAGAAGAAAAGCAATGCTCCAGGACATTGCAATTTTAACTGGTGGTCAGGTAATCTCTGAAGAGCTTGGTCTTGACTTGAGAGAGGTAAAACTTAGCCAGCTTGGTCGTGCAAGACAGGTAAAGGTTCAAAAAGAGAATACAATCATTGTTGACGGTGCAGGCGACCCAAGCGAAATCAAAGCAAGAATTCAGTCTATCAAGAAGCAGATTGAAGAGACTACATCTGACTTTGACAGAGAAAAACTTCAAGAAAGACTTGCAAAACTTGCTGGTGGCGTTGCAGTAATCCATGTTGGTGCTGCGACAGAAACAGAGCTCAAAGAAAAGAAACTCAGAATTGAAGATGCTCTGGCTGCAACAAAGGCTGCAGTAGAAGAAGGAATTGTTCCTGGCGGTGGTACAGCGCTGATTAATGCAATTCCAGCACTTGATAAGCTTATTGAAAGCTTGACTGGTGATGAAAAGACAGGTGCACTAATAGTAAGAAAGGCGCTTGAAGAGCCGCTCAGACAAATTGCTGAAAACGCAGGTTTGGACGGTTCTGTTATAGTCAATAAGGTAAAAGAGAGCCCAGCTGGTGTGGGATTTGACGCGCTCAACGAGAGATTTGTTGACATGTTCGAGGCAGGTATTGTTGACCCAACAAAAGTTACAAGAACAGCTATCCAGAATGCTGCATCAGCTGCTGCAATGCTTCTGACAACAGAAGCAGTTGTTGCTGAAAAACCAGAAAAGGAGAAGAACCCACCAGCTCCAGCACCTGATATGTATTAA
- a CDS encoding TIGR03960 family B12-binding radical SAM protein, with protein MVVKDKVFKLLYDVEKPGRYIGNEINIVKKDPEKVDVRFVICFPDVYEIGMSNLGLKILYHLLNEREDVYCERAFMPWIDMQKKMQKEGMKLFSLETFTELDEFDIIGFSLSYEMSYTNVLKMLHLCGLPLESKKREKGMPIVIAGGPCTYNPEPLWEFIDVFVIGEGEEVILEIIDLYKKYKFSNMTKEEFLHECAGIEGCYVPSLYDVEYNPDGTIKSVTPISENVPSKVRKRIVKDLDTSYFPTKMITPLIEIVHDRITLEIFRGCARGCRFCQAGIIYRPVRFRSAEKVVQYAKELVENCGCNEISLVSLSTSDYPNIDDLAREILKFAEDKKVNISLPSLRLDSTSLDLLKEVEKVRKPTLTFAPEAGTQRLRDVINKNIKEEDIYSTVKLAFERGFQNIKLYFMLGLPLEEDEDVLGIYTIAKNIREIYKDIGLKKKVRITVSISFFVPKPHTPFQWEAQDSIESMQRKMKLLKENLKRVKDVEYSWHDFYLSKLEAVLSRGDRRLSRVIKRAVDLGCQFDDWGEFFDFSRWEKVFWLEDIDWRFYSDRKRDFEEILPWDIIDTGVTKEFLKKECLLAYERKTTSSCFDRCTGCGVASFRGGICVDK; from the coding sequence GTGGTTGTAAAAGACAAGGTATTTAAGCTGCTATATGATGTTGAAAAACCGGGAAGATATATTGGCAACGAAATAAACATAGTAAAGAAAGATCCTGAGAAGGTTGATGTCAGGTTTGTAATTTGCTTCCCTGATGTGTATGAAATTGGTATGTCTAATTTGGGGCTTAAAATTTTATATCATCTTTTGAATGAAAGAGAAGATGTTTACTGTGAGAGGGCTTTTATGCCGTGGATTGATATGCAAAAGAAAATGCAGAAAGAGGGGATGAAATTATTTTCACTTGAGACTTTTACTGAACTTGATGAGTTTGATATAATAGGTTTTTCTCTTTCATATGAAATGAGTTATACAAATGTTTTGAAAATGCTTCATCTTTGTGGTCTTCCTCTTGAGAGTAAAAAAAGAGAAAAGGGAATGCCAATTGTGATTGCAGGAGGTCCATGCACATATAATCCAGAACCTCTTTGGGAGTTTATAGATGTATTTGTGATTGGTGAAGGTGAAGAGGTCATTTTGGAGATTATTGACCTTTATAAAAAATATAAATTTTCTAACATGACAAAAGAAGAGTTTTTACACGAATGTGCAGGTATTGAAGGATGTTATGTTCCTTCGCTTTATGATGTAGAGTATAATCCCGATGGCACTATAAAATCTGTAACTCCTATATCAGAAAATGTACCTAGTAAAGTAAGAAAAAGAATTGTAAAAGATTTGGACACAAGTTATTTTCCAACAAAGATGATAACCCCTCTTATAGAAATTGTCCATGACAGAATAACATTAGAAATTTTCAGGGGATGTGCAAGAGGGTGCAGGTTTTGCCAGGCAGGTATAATATACAGACCGGTCAGGTTCAGAAGTGCTGAGAAAGTTGTACAGTATGCAAAAGAGCTTGTTGAAAATTGTGGGTGTAATGAGATATCACTTGTGTCTTTGAGTACAAGTGATTATCCCAATATAGATGATCTTGCAAGAGAGATTTTGAAGTTTGCTGAAGATAAAAAAGTGAATATATCTCTTCCCTCTTTAAGACTTGATTCGACCTCTTTAGATCTTTTAAAAGAGGTTGAAAAGGTGAGAAAACCTACACTAACATTTGCACCAGAAGCTGGAACGCAGAGGCTCAGAGATGTTATAAATAAAAACATAAAAGAAGAGGATATATACTCCACAGTCAAGCTTGCGTTCGAAAGAGGATTTCAGAACATAAAACTCTATTTTATGCTTGGTCTTCCTCTTGAAGAAGACGAAGATGTTCTTGGGATATATACAATAGCAAAGAATATAAGGGAGATTTACAAAGATATTGGGCTTAAAAAGAAGGTTAGAATAACAGTGTCAATATCCTTTTTTGTACCAAAACCTCACACGCCATTTCAGTGGGAGGCGCAGGATAGTATTGAAAGTATGCAAAGAAAGATGAAGCTTTTAAAGGAGAATTTAAAAAGAGTAAAGGATGTTGAGTACAGTTGGCATGACTTTTATCTTAGCAAGCTTGAAGCGGTACTTTCGAGAGGTGATAGAAGACTTTCAAGAGTAATTAAAAGAGCGGTTGATCTTGGTTGTCAATTTGACGACTGGGGTGAATTTTTTGACTTTTCAAGATGGGAAAAGGTATTTTGGCTGGAAGATATCGACTGGAGATTTTATTCTGACCGAAAAAGAGATTTTGAAGAGATATTACCTTGGGATATTATAGACACAGGAGTTACAAAAGAGTTTTTAAAGAAGGAATGTCTTTTAGCATATGAACGAAAAACTACAAGTTCATGTTTTGATAGATGTACAGGTTGCGGTGTAGCTTCTTTTCGAGGGGGAATTTGTGTTGACAAATAG
- a CDS encoding DUF362 domain-containing protein gives MCKVAIVKCDTYEVQDVKNAILKGINLIGFELDRKDCVLVKPNLLMKKRPEDAVTTHPAVVQATVEVIKEKANRIIIADSPGGPYTKKRLESIYQAAGIKELEKLENVYLNYDTSYKDLDVENTAFKKLSLISPYFESQGIINLPKLKTHQMAVYTGAVKNLFGLVPGGQKAEMHFRFQDVRRFMEMLLEILTVAKPMLNIMDGIVAMEGEGPSAGKPKKLGVLLISEDAIALDYVACKIIGLEIKNVPLLEVAKEKGILKPEEIEVVGGRVEDVAPSSFELVLRPEISFVKGRLPHFLASFLDGFLSPKPVFDRNICIGCAECFNACPAQAIEMRSRKAYVDLKKCIKCYCCHELCPAKAIKIKRSFLFEKILK, from the coding sequence ATGTGTAAAGTGGCGATTGTGAAGTGTGATACATATGAAGTGCAGGATGTGAAAAACGCAATTTTAAAGGGTATAAATCTAATAGGATTTGAGCTTGATCGCAAAGACTGTGTGCTTGTAAAACCGAATCTTCTTATGAAGAAAAGACCGGAAGATGCTGTTACCACCCACCCTGCTGTTGTTCAGGCGACAGTGGAGGTTATAAAAGAAAAAGCAAACAGAATCATCATAGCCGACAGTCCTGGTGGTCCATATACTAAAAAGAGGCTTGAAAGTATATACCAGGCTGCAGGGATAAAAGAGCTTGAAAAGCTTGAAAATGTTTATTTAAACTATGATACATCTTACAAAGACCTTGATGTTGAAAATACAGCTTTTAAGAAACTTTCATTAATATCCCCATACTTTGAAAGCCAGGGTATCATAAATCTTCCAAAACTAAAAACTCATCAGATGGCAGTATATACAGGTGCTGTCAAGAACCTGTTTGGCCTTGTTCCTGGTGGACAGAAAGCAGAGATGCATTTTAGGTTCCAGGATGTTAGAAGATTTATGGAGATGCTACTTGAAATCTTGACGGTGGCAAAGCCAATGCTAAACATTATGGATGGGATTGTGGCAATGGAAGGAGAAGGACCATCAGCAGGAAAACCTAAAAAGCTTGGGGTTTTGTTGATCTCTGAAGATGCCATTGCTTTGGATTATGTTGCCTGCAAGATTATTGGTCTTGAAATAAAAAATGTTCCTCTATTGGAGGTGGCAAAGGAAAAAGGTATTTTAAAACCTGAGGAGATTGAGGTTGTTGGTGGGAGGGTTGAGGATGTAGCTCCATCAAGTTTTGAACTTGTGCTAAGACCCGAGATATCTTTTGTGAAAGGCAGACTACCACATTTTTTGGCAAGTTTTTTAGATGGTTTTCTTTCACCAAAACCGGTTTTTGATAGAAATATCTGTATAGGCTGTGCGGAGTGTTTTAATGCTTGTCCTGCTCAGGCTATTGAGATGAGAAGCAGAAAAGCGTATGTTGATTTGAAAAAATGTATAAAGTGTTATTGCTGTCATGAACTTTGTCCAGCTAAAGCTATAAAGATTAAAAGGTCATTTTTATTTGAAAAGATACTAAAATGA
- the efp gene encoding elongation factor P, protein MVEAGDFRRGLTIEYDGQIFQVVEFLHVKPGKGAAFVRTKLKNIKTGAVIEKTFRPDERMPLAHIERREMQYLYNDGELYYFMDTQTYEQIALNQEMVGDALKFVKENMTVTVLSHNGVVFGVEPPRFVELEVIDTEPGFKGDTQTGATKPAKVETGAVIQVPLFINVGDKIKIDTSTEEYLSRV, encoded by the coding sequence ATGGTTGAGGCAGGCGATTTTCGAAGAGGATTAACGATAGAATATGATGGGCAGATATTTCAGGTTGTTGAATTTTTGCATGTAAAACCTGGCAAAGGTGCGGCTTTTGTAAGAACAAAACTCAAAAACATAAAGACAGGAGCTGTGATTGAAAAGACATTCAGACCAGATGAGAGAATGCCTCTTGCTCACATTGAAAGAAGAGAAATGCAGTATCTTTACAACGATGGAGAACTTTATTATTTCATGGACACTCAGACATATGAGCAAATTGCATTAAATCAAGAAATGGTTGGCGATGCACTCAAGTTTGTAAAAGAAAATATGACGGTTACAGTACTCTCTCACAATGGAGTTGTATTTGGTGTTGAACCGCCAAGATTTGTTGAACTTGAGGTAATTGACACAGAACCAGGGTTTAAAGGTGATACTCAGACAGGTGCAACCAAGCCTGCAAAGGTTGAAACAGGTGCTGTAATTCAGGTTCCGCTTTTCATCAATGTTGGCGATAAAATTAAGATTGACACATCAACAGAAGAGTATCTGTCACGAGTGTAA
- a CDS encoding Cof-type HAD-IIB family hydrolase has product MYKLIAIDLDMTLLDRNKNISYRNKKAIELAKQKGVKIVLCSGRILKGVMYFAKVLGLHDQVIVACNGAIVRDLKKNKDIYYVGLENEKSLEIARICKENDIYYHYYFQDTMIARRLDYSSKFYYEKNKELPKEERIDIIIDDSEQTLKSCGDLITKFVIIDKDVEKVDRVREIIEKRLSGVETTKSDTNILEVMKEGVNKKRALEFVCSYLGIDPKEIMAIGDNENDLQMIEFAGLGVAMENAIEELKKIADFVTQSYEDDGVAKAIEKFVLGEAINV; this is encoded by the coding sequence ATGTACAAACTTATTGCAATTGACCTTGACATGACACTTTTAGACAGAAACAAAAATATCTCTTACAGGAACAAAAAAGCTATTGAGCTTGCGAAACAAAAGGGTGTAAAGATTGTTCTGTGCTCAGGAAGGATTCTCAAAGGCGTGATGTATTTTGCAAAGGTTTTGGGTTTGCACGACCAGGTCATTGTTGCGTGCAACGGAGCAATTGTAAGAGACCTCAAGAAAAACAAAGATATCTACTATGTCGGGCTTGAAAATGAAAAGAGCCTGGAAATTGCCAGAATTTGCAAAGAAAATGACATCTATTATCATTACTATTTCCAGGACACAATGATAGCAAGAAGGCTTGACTATTCATCTAAATTTTACTATGAAAAGAACAAGGAACTGCCAAAAGAAGAGAGGATTGATATAATAATTGATGATTCTGAACAGACCCTTAAAAGTTGTGGTGATCTGATTACTAAGTTTGTTATTATTGACAAAGACGTAGAAAAAGTAGACCGCGTAAGAGAGATAATAGAAAAAAGGCTCTCAGGTGTTGAGACTACAAAGTCAGACACCAACATTTTGGAGGTTATGAAAGAGGGGGTCAATAAGAAAAGGGCGCTTGAGTTTGTTTGTTCTTACTTGGGGATAGACCCAAAAGAAATAATGGCGATAGGTGATAATGAGAACGACCTGCAGATGATAGAGTTTGCCGGGCTTGGCGTTGCAATGGAGAATGCCATTGAAGAGCTCAAAAAAATAGCAGATTTTGTGACACAGTCATATGAAGATGACGGGGTAGCTAAAGCGATAGAGAAGTTTGTTTTGGGGGAAGCGATTAATGTGTAA
- a CDS encoding chemotaxis protein CheX, whose product MTNVNVEYINPFIQASQQVLKQVANIDFKLGKVYIKEPTYKVDQVVVIIGMTGNIKGQVNFCMSIDTAKNIASMMMGGYPVSDFDELAKSAIGEMANMIMGNTSTLFSQKGLKVEITPPSILIGENMILSTTKMINICVPLLLDNGDKIDMDVAFMEN is encoded by the coding sequence ATGACAAATGTAAATGTTGAGTACATCAATCCCTTTATCCAGGCAAGTCAGCAGGTATTGAAACAGGTTGCAAACATTGACTTTAAGCTTGGGAAGGTGTATATTAAAGAACCTACATACAAAGTTGATCAGGTTGTTGTTATTATTGGAATGACAGGTAATATAAAAGGGCAGGTTAATTTTTGCATGTCGATTGATACTGCAAAAAATATTGCGTCAATGATGATGGGGGGTTACCCTGTATCAGATTTTGATGAACTTGCAAAAAGTGCAATCGGTGAGATGGCAAATATGATCATGGGGAACACATCAACGCTGTTTTCTCAAAAAGGTCTTAAGGTTGAAATAACACCCCCTTCAATTTTAATAGGTGAAAACATGATTCTCAGCACGACAAAAATGATAAATATATGTGTGCCACTTTTACTTGACAACGGTGATAAAATTGATATGGATGTTGCATTTATGGAAAACTAA
- a CDS encoding Rne/Rng family ribonuclease, with the protein MQSEIIVDVSFNQTRVAVLEDKELVEIYIEREDSQSIVGNIYKGVVENILPGMDAAFVNIGQEKNAFLYLGDVNRLEFGDTDEYYEIKTNPLALRCGQEIVVQVIKEGYDQKGPRVTTNITLPGRYLVLLPNTEYVGVSKRIEVEDERQRLKEIACRLKPEGMGLIIRTAAEGKSEEILKSELEFLMNVWKKIRLKSCQSAPVLLYKDYDLVFKAVRDLFTNQVDRFVINDRKKYNKIIEFLSSYAPSLKSKVEYFNLATNIFEYFQIEQKLAKALSKRVWLKSGGYIVIDETEALTVIDVNTGKYVGKTDVAETILKTNLEAAQEIARQLRLRDIGGIIIIDFIDMKNPEHQKIVLDALKEALKRDKTKTVVVDITPLGLVEMTRKKVRQRLSCVMQSSCPYCEGTGKILSPESVAFKVLKEIEWYCKNKVEDKFFVEVNTKVCEILRKGEIDRIKELEQKYKKKIYVKASSNIHINKFTICPIKDEDHYMALCGWLCEGDEVLAFVEEEDRFNPKNAIGYVNQNKIEFDNASDLIGKYIYAKVEKVYGTLSKGKILDIYEVDKEDVKEF; encoded by the coding sequence ATGCAAAGTGAAATTATAGTAGATGTTAGTTTTAATCAGACCAGAGTTGCTGTGTTGGAAGACAAAGAACTTGTTGAGATTTACATCGAAAGAGAAGACAGCCAAAGTATAGTAGGAAATATTTACAAAGGGGTTGTTGAAAACATACTTCCGGGTATGGATGCAGCTTTTGTCAATATAGGTCAGGAGAAAAACGCTTTTTTGTATCTTGGTGATGTTAACAGGCTTGAGTTTGGGGATACTGATGAGTATTATGAGATAAAAACAAATCCGCTTGCATTGAGATGTGGTCAGGAGATAGTTGTGCAAGTAATAAAGGAGGGCTATGACCAGAAAGGTCCGAGGGTAACTACAAATATAACGTTACCCGGAAGATACTTGGTTTTGTTGCCGAATACAGAATATGTCGGTGTATCAAAAAGGATTGAGGTTGAGGATGAAAGACAAAGACTCAAAGAGATAGCATGCAGATTAAAACCAGAGGGAATGGGTCTGATAATCAGGACAGCAGCGGAAGGTAAAAGTGAGGAGATATTGAAAAGTGAACTTGAGTTTCTAATGAATGTGTGGAAGAAAATAAGACTAAAAAGCTGCCAGAGCGCACCTGTGCTTCTTTATAAAGACTACGACCTTGTGTTCAAAGCTGTCAGAGATTTATTTACCAACCAGGTTGACAGGTTTGTTATAAACGATAGGAAAAAGTATAACAAAATAATAGAATTTTTGTCTTCTTATGCACCGAGTTTGAAGAGCAAAGTTGAGTATTTTAATCTTGCAACAAATATTTTTGAATATTTTCAGATAGAGCAAAAGCTTGCAAAAGCTCTCTCTAAAAGAGTGTGGCTAAAAAGTGGTGGGTATATAGTAATAGATGAGACAGAGGCGTTGACAGTCATTGACGTCAACACAGGAAAGTATGTTGGCAAAACTGATGTTGCAGAGACAATTTTAAAGACAAACCTTGAAGCTGCACAGGAGATTGCAAGGCAGCTGAGGCTTAGAGACATTGGTGGAATAATTATAATCGACTTTATCGACATGAAAAATCCAGAGCACCAGAAGATAGTTTTAGACGCTTTGAAAGAAGCTCTTAAGAGAGACAAGACAAAAACAGTGGTTGTTGACATAACGCCTCTTGGGCTTGTTGAGATGACAAGGAAAAAGGTAAGACAAAGACTTTCTTGTGTGATGCAGTCAAGCTGTCCTTACTGTGAGGGTACAGGCAAGATTTTATCTCCGGAAAGTGTTGCGTTTAAAGTGCTGAAAGAGATTGAGTGGTATTGCAAAAACAAGGTGGAAGATAAGTTTTTTGTTGAGGTGAACACAAAAGTATGTGAGATTTTGAGAAAGGGTGAAATTGACAGGATAAAGGAGCTTGAGCAGAAGTACAAAAAGAAAATCTATGTTAAAGCTTCTTCAAATATTCATATAAATAAGTTTACCATATGTCCTATCAAGGATGAGGATCATTACATGGCACTGTGTGGATGGCTTTGCGAAGGGGATGAGGTTTTAGCGTTTGTTGAGGAGGAAGATAGGTTCAATCCGAAAAATGCAATCGGATATGTAAATCAGAATAAAATAGAGTTCGATAATGCTTCTGACCTTATTGGCAAATATATCTATGCAAAGGTGGAAAAAGTGTACGGAACACTTTCAAAAGGAAAAATTTTGGATATATATGAGGTTGATAAAGAGGATGTAAAAGAGTTTTAA
- a CDS encoding TIGR03936 family radical SAM-associated protein, with product MLTNRYRFYFSRDLPAAFISHLDMTRLFERLFRRLDIKLKFTQGFNPHPKIVFILPMPVGLCSKEEMFEVECEQELGEDIIKNFNRILPEGLKMLKVELATDKIQVSDMYYQCFVEAEEEFCKYFDEFMKKSPVIKKVKEGKVTIKRIFDFLLSYKCEKMDENTRIDFHINVVNGSYVKPEDILREFSQEYNIECKIVRVEREKVNYKRVI from the coding sequence GTGTTGACAAATAGATATAGATTTTATTTTTCGCGTGATTTACCTGCAGCATTTATATCTCATCTTGATATGACAAGGTTATTTGAAAGGTTATTCAGGAGGTTGGATATAAAACTTAAATTTACACAGGGATTCAACCCACACCCCAAAATAGTTTTTATTCTTCCAATGCCAGTTGGGCTTTGTTCTAAAGAAGAGATGTTTGAAGTTGAATGCGAGCAGGAACTTGGCGAGGATATTATTAAAAATTTCAACAGAATCTTGCCAGAAGGATTAAAAATGTTGAAAGTTGAGCTGGCTACTGATAAAATACAAGTAAGCGATATGTATTATCAATGTTTTGTTGAAGCAGAGGAAGAATTTTGCAAGTACTTTGATGAGTTCATGAAAAAAAGTCCTGTTATAAAAAAAGTGAAGGAAGGTAAAGTAACAATAAAGAGGATTTTCGATTTTCTTTTGAGCTATAAATGTGAAAAAATGGATGAGAATACAAGAATAGATTTTCATATAAATGTTGTAAATGGGAGCTATGTAAAACCAGAAGATATATTAAGAGAATTTTCACAGGAGTATAATATTGAATGTAAGATTGTGAGGGTTGAAAGAGAAAAAGTTAACTATAAAAGGGTGATATAA
- a CDS encoding co-chaperone GroES: protein MKIRPIGDRILIKFKEREEVTKSGIVLPDTVKEKPQIAEVIEVGPGGIVDGEKVEMVVKKGDKVIVSKYAGTEIKIDGEEYTIIRQDDVLAIIED, encoded by the coding sequence ATGAAGATCAGACCAATTGGTGATAGAATACTCATCAAGTTCAAGGAAAGAGAAGAGGTAACAAAAAGCGGTATAGTTCTTCCGGACACTGTAAAGGAAAAACCACAGATTGCTGAGGTAATTGAAGTTGGTCCGGGTGGAATTGTTGATGGTGAAAAGGTTGAAATGGTTGTCAAGAAAGGCGATAAGGTAATTGTAAGCAAATATGCTGGTACAGAAATCAAGATTGATGGAGAAGAATACACAATAATCAGACAAGATGATGTCTTAGCAATTATTGAAGACTAA
- the trmL gene encoding tRNA (uridine(34)/cytosine(34)/5-carboxymethylaminomethyluridine(34)-2'-O)-methyltransferase TrmL has protein sequence MPINIVLHEPEIPYNTGNIARTCACTGSKLHLIEPLGFSLEDKYLKRAGLDYWQYLDVKIYRDLNDFFEKNRGANIFYFSTKGKQYYTQAPYEDNCYLMFGKETAGLPKWLIEQNIHRTYRIPMISDVRSLNLSNSVAIVLYEVLRQLGFPNLV, from the coding sequence ATGCCAATAAATATAGTGTTGCATGAACCTGAAATTCCATACAACACAGGAAATATAGCAAGAACATGTGCGTGCACAGGAAGTAAGCTTCATCTTATAGAACCACTTGGTTTTTCTTTAGAAGATAAATATTTGAAAAGAGCAGGTCTTGATTACTGGCAGTATTTGGATGTAAAGATATATAGAGATTTGAATGATTTTTTTGAAAAGAACAGAGGAGCAAACATTTTTTATTTTTCTACCAAGGGTAAGCAATACTATACTCAGGCGCCATATGAGGACAATTGCTACCTTATGTTCGGAAAAGAGACAGCAGGGCTTCCTAAGTGGCTTATTGAACAAAATATACACAGGACTTATAGAATACCTATGATAAGTGATGTGAGAAGTCTGAATCTTTCAAATTCGGTTGCTATTGTTCTTTACGAGGTACTAAGACAGCTTGGTTTCCCAAACTTGGTGTAG